The Thunnus thynnus chromosome 1, fThuThy2.1, whole genome shotgun sequence nucleotide sequence AACAATTGCTCAGTGAAAGCATGCATGAactttttttgttctgtgtttttttaactgatgaTGTTTAATTTGGGAACAAAAGTGTTCAGCTGTCACAagccacaccatcacacacaggATGTGGTTTATTACAGTTTCTCTTATGGTTTTACTCTTTCAGCTTTCTGTAGATGTAAAAACCTGATAGGTGCCTTTACAGGGCTTCACAAGGTATACGTGGAGACACTGTATGGGTGTCACATAGCTTATAATGATGAATATAATCACCATTCTTCTGTGTGAGTAACATCTTTATTTAACTGTTTGCATTTACAACTAATTGAACCTTTGCATGTGAGTTAAAgaacatgtgatttttttttccttcttcaagGTGCTCTAGCAAATCAAGTCATGACTCATACTAACGGTGAGCTTTCATTCCTCAATATGATGATATGTTTTGAATTGTATTATTTATCAATACAGTTTCTGCCTCTCCAACATATtcattttgcagatatttatCCTGCAAGGATCCTGGCCCAACAGAAAACTTTAAGTGAGAACAGTGACCTTTATTTAACCTGCAGCACATTTGGAtccaagaaacacacaaatgtttttatttatttatgtaaggATGACCATGGAATTCAGATAATGAGCCAGAGGGAAGAACAAAACGATTCAACCTTCACTATAAGAAAAGTTGGTACTAATTATAGTGGAAATTACAGCTGTGTTtactccaaaaacaattacctACTTTCTGAAGTAGTCACGAGAGGAAGCAACATCGTCCAGATTCTTGTTATAGGTAAGAAGTTTTATTCCTATGAAAACATTATGTCAGTGTCATTTCTTTCTACTTATTTTCTCCCTTTGCCATGCAGCCAATCTTCTCCCTGCAGATATTTCAGTGTCTGGGCCATCCACTGTCAGTGAGGGAGACAATGTTGAATTCAGATGCACTGTTTCTGACGCCCTGAAAACACTCAATGAATGTCAACTCATCCACTCTTACCTGAAGAAGAATGAGACCGTCCTCCAAGTGCAAGCATTTAATGTCACACGGATGGAGGCAACTTTCACCATCGGAGCTGCCGTCATGAGGGATTCGGGGCATTACAGCTGTTTGGTGCTGCCATCTAAGTGTATCCAAGAGCATGAGAAAATACTCCATGGAAATAATGCAGTATTCCTACAAGTCAGTGGTAAGGACagcatctggaaaaaaaaatttatcTTAGGTTTTTCTGTTTGGGTCAGATCTCCAATTCAGTCCCCTAAATTcagtgattaattttcttttcaaatagtAATGtcaatttatatattttagaaATACAATAATGTTCCTCTGCTTTGCAGAGAGTTTGGTCCTCAAAGTGATTTTCCCATGTGGAGTGATAATCCAGATGTTATTACTGGCTCCGTGTCTCTGGTGGGTCAACAAACAAGGTCAGTAGATTGGAGGTGAATCAAAAAGCAAATAATTCAATTTCAGAGTTCATATTTTGTAGTAAAAGTCCATCTTGGTTCCCCTTTTCAAATATTATTGACTGACAACAAAGTTCTTAgtatttaaattgttttgtaTGATATTGGCTTCTCACACCAACCACATTATGAAGCAGAACACACAGTATTCATGGATCATTTGACGTTAAAATTATTGGGATTTTTTCTATTTCAGCATGCCACTCAGCTTTGTGCAATCCATGGTGAGTTGTGATACATTCTGGTTGATGCTGTCACCTCAGAAACTGAAGTTTATTATATATCCTGATATCCTCAGTGTTCGGTggttaatttagatttttaccTTATATGTTCCTGTGACCGACCAGCACttgactgaaaatactggctgtgcatgggCAGTTCTGTCCTTTGATATTATATATCCTGTCCTGGCTGCTAAATCTGCACAATGTTTGTAGTTAACTGCCGTTAATTAGATACCAAAGTGAATCTGCAGCTGGCATCAATGTCAAACACTGACTGTCAAACAAAAGATGATTAAAGGGCTTGCATATTCCTTGAATTACATTTGCTTACAGTGAAGACAGTCAGCAGGCCAATAAGAATGTGTTCGAGGAACAGGAGGAGCAGACAGAGGGACGTGATCTGGACGGAGAAGACGGTAtgttgaaaattaaattaaagacaTAATCATCTACACTGACTGAAAAcataatagtaatagttttgtaACAGCTTTTTCCAAGCATCTCCTCTTATTCATCCTGACTTCATCattaaaattaatcaaaacatcaaatgtataaataattgTACCTTGACTAATGCAGTCTATCAGATTCATGGAATTTATGCACTAGCAGCAGcttgtgatattttattaattgttttcatctttatgtGTCTTATGGTCATCAGCAAAGCACCATGTAGAGGAGTAAACCCATTAGTTTGCTGATACATTGTCTCATTTACACATCCCATCAAAGTCACTCAGGTCTGCTGAGTGACTTTAGCTTAATTAGCTTAAAACTAATTTTTATTCCTTGGCTTTTAACTCGGTGTGTTAAAACCAAGAAATGTCTGTTAAACCAGTCTTTGCGTCTTTATTGTGTTGTTCATGGCCTTTGTTATCAtgattgtacagcactttgctcaactgctgttgtttttaaatgtgctttataaataaatttgattgatttgatttgatttatacattttacaatataagtatttttttcaattatcaGAAGAATCTTTCAGCACAGATGATGAAGAGGGGTAAGAACATAAATTATTTACAATccaaattattgtttttaagcATGTCGATCATACAggtgatgataataataataataataatattattattattattattattattattattattattattattattattattattattattattattattccttaataacattttctcatcaggTCTCAAAATGGTCTGGCTGTAGCGGACTCAATTTACTATGGCAACTTTGAGGCAGTGTATGATGTTGCAGGTAACTGATGACCTCAATGACATGTTGTAACATGAGTTTAGCAACTTTGTGCTATTACAGAagtatttttattgctttttgaGGCTCATATAGATGACCTTCATTTCTAACATTCAGATTAGAATGATGATGCGTTCAATGACATTAATCATATGTGTGCCAACTGAGAAACTAAAGGTACTGTTACATGTGGAGTTATAATTAGAATGCAAGAGTAGTGGGTattaaaacatgttgtattgttgtgtgttttcttaatgttttctttatttactgaTAAATTGtctcatttatacattttacaatatatgtatttttttcaatcatcAGATGAATCTTCCAGCACGGACAACAAAGAGGGGTAAgaatattaattatttacaatccaaattattgtttttaaggACATCTATCATACAGctgtaatattttaaacaatGTGAGAAATAATGTAGAAGGTGGATAATTTACCTGACTTTTGATGTTGAAAGACAATTGTGCAAGGAGACTTtagacatacacatacactaataaatatacaaacactttttatgattatgattattatgattattatgattattatgattattatgattattatgatggtgatgatgatgatgatgattattattattccttgacaacattttctcatcaggTCTAAAAATGGTCTGGCTGTAGAGGACTCAACTTTCTATGGCAACTTTGAGGCAGTGTATGATGTTGCAGGTAACTGATGACCTCAATGACATGTTGTAACATGAGTTTAGCAACTTTGTGCTATTACAGAagtatttttattgctttttgaGGCTCATATAGATGACCTTCATTTCTAACATTCAGATAAGAATGATGATGCATTCAATGACATTGATCATATGTGTGCCAACTGAGAAACTAAAGGTACTATAACTTTTAGAGTTATAATTAGAATGCAAGACAAGTGGGTATTCAAGGCAGGACAAAAGAAACACTGCTCAATAACAAAGCAATatggaaagaaaatgtgaatagtaaattaaaaaaacatatttaacttATCAGCTTAGAAGCCGTTACACAGTATAACTGTGTCTTGCCACTTCACattgaggagtttttttttctgttggtgaGGAGGGTGCATCTTACAGGAAAACCACATCTTCACTTCTAACTCAGCTAGTTCTGTATGTAAAGAGGTAAACAGATAAAAAGAGTCAAGCAGACAAGAATAATTGTACGCCTGCCTAAAATTAAAGAATGTTGTGGGCCTGCTATTAAACTATGAACTTTCCGACCACAGATGATGAACCTTCAAGACCCAGAGTGGCACCTTTGTACACCACGTCCTTCAAAGCAAAAAGACTCAAGATCTCACCTGTCTGCTAAACGCACAGAATAATGCGAACACCTGCCCATGTTGGACCCCTGTTTAGTACAGTTCATGTCTATTTCATAGTTAGGCAATGTTTATGTTTAGAATGAATGTATATAATCTTGAGGTTTTGTGGAAGTGTGGTGGCCAAGTTCCTCTTGAACCTGCTGTTGTCTCTCCATTATTTAGGAGGCATTTTACTGGTCAAATCAGTTACGATCAAGGCAtcagaatatttaatgaaaagaGTGGGTGTCAGTGCTTTAGAAAAAATATTCTACTTATTAAAGTGTTGAAGTTTTGATTGTGTTCAATGAAGAGATCTTATTTGGTATTAAACAGTGCAGCGACTCCTCCTTTCACATCTAATCAGACACATTTGATCTCTGTTGTTGTCGTATGATGTAAAGCATGTGCTAACAGAAATAAAACCTTATTGCAAGGCATctaaagtgtttttacagtaataACAACCTTTCTGTTGTAGCAAAACTTTCTTCAAATAGTGAATTTACTGTGGATGAAGCAGAtctcatttttcttctcatgttgacatgtttcacTTTGGTcatgagggaaatattttaataaaggaGATGGGACAGAGATGATTATAATAGAATTTGAGGCAATCGTTATGCAAATAGTGTGCTGCAGGGCAACAGCTTCCCTCTCctttgtgaaagtgtgtgtagGCTAGACAGAAGCACATATGCATATTTaactatattttcattttaaagatgtatcaaatatgtgaatgttttatattaacattgtAATTGTATCATTAACAACCcatatatctgtttttttaattattagaTAACATGAGATTGCCATCCTTGCTTTGTAGTTGTCTTATGAGTCCAATCAAAAGAGTTCAATGACCTTATGTGAAAAGAAAATCACTCCATCAGTAGCACTGACTGTAATGATTTGCCATGTTTTCGGCTGATGAGATACCAATCAAGAACGGCATCCAAGGTATTTGTCACtgctcctttcctcctctctctcattacTGTTGCTCTCCCGTGGGAAATACAGCAGAGGAGCCGAGGAAAAGGCTAGAGGTTACTACTTAGTCATCAAAAATGGGGGATAGCAGTGTactgctgtctgctgctgtgtgttttttgatacTACCACTGATGGAAGCCAACTCTGCACATAGCTGTTCTATTCACAGGAGCTGGCAATTTATCTCATATGTTTCATCCAATTTTTTCCCTGTGACTATCTAGTCTGAACATGATAACGCTGAAGTCACCTTGAAGGAAAAACTATCCCCACAATTCTTGATTCTCAGCTTGAAAATGTAAGGGAAATTTTATACAATGAGTGACTGCAGCCTGTGTTGAAAGCAAACTTTTGATCATGTAGTACATAAATCTCTCAGTCAGTGAACCTTTCTTGCTGTGCCTGCTAAACCTGACTCTGGATCACGTCATAGAAGCCTCACTCTGCCCATCCTTGGTAGGGGTTGGCCTATTCTCATTGTGTTACACATACTGCCTGCGAAAAACCCTTACAGGACTAACCTTTAGCCCGTATGGAAAAATAGAGGAACCAGTTCAGTTATTCAGTGAAGGCTCAGATATGTAGCCCAAACATAATTCCCCTTCTGCACCTCGATGGGGACACAGAGATATCTGCAGGTATTTCATGCAATCTCAGAAGTGTTTAATCAACAAGAAATTCAAATCAAATGCAATATAATCCATAATTTAACAATCAtcagagaaaatgtgttttatatatccTCCCTTTCCCGTTACttgaacaaaaacattatgTGTAATATTTTTGTAGAGGACAGGACAGAGAACAGTGTCTTatcactttttatttgttttctttttgttttcaagaCATGCAAATCTGAGAAACacaaaagggagaaaaaaaatcaccacaaCAGTAGCCAGCAAAGTCA carries:
- the LOC137185858 gene encoding uncharacterized protein isoform X1; the protein is MMNIITILLCALANQVMTHTNGELSFLNMMICFELYYLSIQFLPLQHIHFADIYPARILAQQKTLSENSDLYLTCSTFGSKKHTNVFIYLCKDDHGIQIMSQREEQNDSTFTIRKVGTNYSGNYSCVYSKNNYLLSEVVTRGSNIVQILVIANLLPADISVSGPSTVSEGDNVEFRCTVSDALKTLNECQLIHSYLKKNETVLQVQAFNVTRMEATFTIGAAVMRDSGHYSCLVLPSKCIQEHEKILHGNNAVFLQVSESLVLKVIFPCGVIIQMLLLAPCLWWVNKQACHSALCNPCEDSQQANKNVFEEQEEQTEGRDLDGEDEESFSTDDEEGSQNGLAVADSIYYGNFEAVYDVADESSSTDNKEGSKNGLAVEDSTFYGNFEAVYDVADDEPSRPRVAPLYTTSFKAKRLKISPVC
- the LOC137185858 gene encoding uncharacterized protein isoform X2; translated protein: MMNIITILLCALANQVMTHTNDIYPARILAQQKTLSENSDLYLTCSTFGSKKHTNVFIYLCKDDHGIQIMSQREEQNDSTFTIRKVGTNYSGNYSCVYSKNNYLLSEVVTRGSNIVQILVIANLLPADISVSGPSTVSEGDNVEFRCTVSDALKTLNECQLIHSYLKKNETVLQVQAFNVTRMEATFTIGAAVMRDSGHYSCLVLPSKCIQEHEKILHGNNAVFLQVSESLVLKVIFPCGVIIQMLLLAPCLWWVNKQACHSALCNPCEDSQQANKNVFEEQEEQTEGRDLDGEDEESFSTDDEEGSQNGLAVADSIYYGNFEAVYDVADESSSTDNKEGSKNGLAVEDSTFYGNFEAVYDVADDEPSRPRVAPLYTTSFKAKRLKISPVC